From a region of the Triticum aestivum cultivar Chinese Spring chromosome 7D, IWGSC CS RefSeq v2.1, whole genome shotgun sequence genome:
- the LOC123167139 gene encoding uncharacterized protein isoform X1, producing the protein MLAPPASIRALAFHRRLPLLRPNHPTLLPHSPGPPPPPPPRPCPAPTRSLMAFSAETAGEEAEEEALPGAAGAGGGGEVSSEEWQRWGTSSPLPTVVASVVRQLLEMESVAGEKMRFGGVGSKLKATPFFLTPLRDPEGDFKDVEDKKHRAVYETLADSDQKLQYYSARQIGCRLLGSRGYLCQKCWLPMEDCMCSKLAPCNLWRGIRFWLYMHPKDFLRQNNTGKLLWQVFGIQAASLCLFGIQEHEDIMWDAFQRSGKEKVSFLYPNKSATPKSVNDLKFDDFTMNAGLQEGGVQHEPLNLVLLDGTWSNSAALYRRLKERWTAIWGEEDIPCISLSMLSASVMHKLRPQPAWDRTCTAAAAAGLLSELHMRPELSAFKLEEQAEAVECSLDILLDALTVRRVRLGRSITRKQRHRRDCI; encoded by the exons ATGCTGGCTCCTCCCGCCTCCATCCGTGCCCTCGCCTTCCACCGCCGTCTCCCGCTCCTCCGCCCCAACCATCCCACCCTCCTTCCCCACTCGCCaggcccgcctccgcctccgcccccgcgcccctgccccgccccCACGCGCTCCCTCATGGCCTTCTCCGCCGAGACAGCCGgcgaagaggcggaggaggaggctctCCCCGGGGCCGCcggcgctggaggcggcggcgaggtgagCTCGGAGGAGTGGCAGCGATGGGGCACCTCCTCGCCCCTCCCGACCGTGGTGGCCTCCGTCGTCCGCCAGCTGCTCGAGATGGAGTCCGTGGCCGGCGAGAAGATGCGGTTTGGCGGCGTCGGCTCCAAGCTGAAGGCAACGCCCTTTTTCTTAACCCCCCTACGGGATCCGGAG GGCGATTTCAAGGACGTGGAGGACAAGAAGCACAGGGCCGTCTACGAGACGCTCGCCGACTCCGACCAGAAGCTGCAGTACTACTCCGCCCGGCAGATTGGGTGCCGTCTGCTCGGGAGCAGGGGGTACCTGTGCCAGAAG TGCTGGTTACCAATGGAAGATTGTATGTGCTCAAAACTCGCACCTTGCAATTTGTGGAGGGGGATAAGATTCTGGCTATACATGCATCCAAAG GACTTCTTGCGGCAAAACAACACTGGGAAGTTACTCTGGCAAGTGTTTGGCATCCAAGCTGCGTCGTTGTGCCTCTTTGGCATCCAAGAGCATGAAGATATTATGTGGGATGCATTCCAGCGTTCAG GAAAGGAGAAGGTCTCATTTCTGTACCCAAACAAGAGTGCAACCCCCAAGTCTGTCAATGATCTTAAATTTGATGATTTTACCATGAATGCCGGCCTTCAGGAGGGA GGAGTGCAACATGAACCTCTTAACTTAGTTTTGCTTGATGGTACCTGGAGTAATTCTGCTGCATTATACAGAAGGCTGAAG GAGAGATGGACTGCAATATGGGGGGAGGAAGATATACCTTGTATCTCACTGTCTATGCTGAGCGCATCGGTGATGCATAAACTGCG ACCTCAGCCGGCATGGGATCGTACCTGCACTGCAGCAGCCGCAGCCGGCCTCCTCTCAGAACTGCACATGCGGCCTGAGCTCAGCGCTTTTAAACTGGAAGAGCAAGCCGAGGCAGTAGAGTGCTCGCTTGATATCTTGCTAGACGCTCTCACCGTGCGACGGGTTCGCCTGGGTCGATCAATTACTCGAAAGCAGAGACATAGAAGAGACTGCATATAG
- the LOC123167139 gene encoding uncharacterized protein isoform X2, which produces MLAPPASIRALAFHRRLPLLRPNHPTLLPHSPGPPPPPPPRPCPAPTRSLMAFSAETAGEEAEEEALPGAAGAGGGGEVSSEEWQRWGTSSPLPTVVASVVRQLLEMESVAGEKMRFGGVGSKLKGDFKDVEDKKHRAVYETLADSDQKLQYYSARQIGCRLLGSRGYLCQKCWLPMEDCMCSKLAPCNLWRGIRFWLYMHPKDFLRQNNTGKLLWQVFGIQAASLCLFGIQEHEDIMWDAFQRSGKEKVSFLYPNKSATPKSVNDLKFDDFTMNAGLQEGGVQHEPLNLVLLDGTWSNSAALYRRLKERWTAIWGEEDIPCISLSMLSASVMHKLRPQPAWDRTCTAAAAAGLLSELHMRPELSAFKLEEQAEAVECSLDILLDALTVRRVRLGRSITRKQRHRRDCI; this is translated from the exons ATGCTGGCTCCTCCCGCCTCCATCCGTGCCCTCGCCTTCCACCGCCGTCTCCCGCTCCTCCGCCCCAACCATCCCACCCTCCTTCCCCACTCGCCaggcccgcctccgcctccgcccccgcgcccctgccccgccccCACGCGCTCCCTCATGGCCTTCTCCGCCGAGACAGCCGgcgaagaggcggaggaggaggctctCCCCGGGGCCGCcggcgctggaggcggcggcgaggtgagCTCGGAGGAGTGGCAGCGATGGGGCACCTCCTCGCCCCTCCCGACCGTGGTGGCCTCCGTCGTCCGCCAGCTGCTCGAGATGGAGTCCGTGGCCGGCGAGAAGATGCGGTTTGGCGGCGTCGGCTCCAAGCTGAAG GGCGATTTCAAGGACGTGGAGGACAAGAAGCACAGGGCCGTCTACGAGACGCTCGCCGACTCCGACCAGAAGCTGCAGTACTACTCCGCCCGGCAGATTGGGTGCCGTCTGCTCGGGAGCAGGGGGTACCTGTGCCAGAAG TGCTGGTTACCAATGGAAGATTGTATGTGCTCAAAACTCGCACCTTGCAATTTGTGGAGGGGGATAAGATTCTGGCTATACATGCATCCAAAG GACTTCTTGCGGCAAAACAACACTGGGAAGTTACTCTGGCAAGTGTTTGGCATCCAAGCTGCGTCGTTGTGCCTCTTTGGCATCCAAGAGCATGAAGATATTATGTGGGATGCATTCCAGCGTTCAG GAAAGGAGAAGGTCTCATTTCTGTACCCAAACAAGAGTGCAACCCCCAAGTCTGTCAATGATCTTAAATTTGATGATTTTACCATGAATGCCGGCCTTCAGGAGGGA GGAGTGCAACATGAACCTCTTAACTTAGTTTTGCTTGATGGTACCTGGAGTAATTCTGCTGCATTATACAGAAGGCTGAAG GAGAGATGGACTGCAATATGGGGGGAGGAAGATATACCTTGTATCTCACTGTCTATGCTGAGCGCATCGGTGATGCATAAACTGCG ACCTCAGCCGGCATGGGATCGTACCTGCACTGCAGCAGCCGCAGCCGGCCTCCTCTCAGAACTGCACATGCGGCCTGAGCTCAGCGCTTTTAAACTGGAAGAGCAAGCCGAGGCAGTAGAGTGCTCGCTTGATATCTTGCTAGACGCTCTCACCGTGCGACGGGTTCGCCTGGGTCGATCAATTACTCGAAAGCAGAGACATAGAAGAGACTGCATATAG